In Bacteroidota bacterium, one genomic interval encodes:
- a CDS encoding penicillin-binding protein, with the protein MIFFMVSLLSFSLDKITAQVGGSSTYDFLELPVSARTTALGGKLNALSDDDLSLAANNPSLLIPEMDNHLFFNYVDYIADINYGYASYSRNQKG; encoded by the coding sequence ATGATTTTTTTTATGGTTTCCTTATTGTCGTTCTCCCTGGATAAAATTACCGCCCAGGTAGGAGGCAGTTCAACCTATGATTTTCTGGAGCTCCCGGTATCAGCTCGTACCACCGCCCTGGGAGGGAAACTAAATGCACTCAGCGACGATGATTTATCCCTTGCTGCCAATAATCCATCCCTGCTTATTCCGGAAATGGACAACCACCTGTTTTTCAATTATGTTGATTACATTGCCGACATTAATTATGGTTATGCATCCTATTCAAGAAATCAAAAAGGAA